In Scheffersomyces stipitis CBS 6054 chromosome 7, complete sequence, the DNA window tctCACGGTTCCGAAAGAGTCTATTACCAACAGACTTAATCGTATTATAGAGAAAGAATCCAATACCTTCATTCATGCCCGTATCCAGCGTATTAAGACACATCACACCGAGCAGATCACAAAGCAGATCCAtgagagaaagagaaaagaccACGAAttgtacttgaagaagttacgactcaaggaagaagaatacgacAAAGCATTAAAGGCAGCAACCACAGAAACACAGAAACAGGGATTTTTCGGTAACTTGTTTGGATTCAATTCGACAACTACGAATTCTCGTTCAGAATTGGATTTTCAACTCAAAGATTCATTTGATAACGAATCAGTTGCTAGCCATACATCAACTACAGCATCTAAGACGAACAACAGTAATAGCAAGAGATTTTCGTTTCTTCCTGTAGGAGGGCTCTGGAGCTCTGGTTCTGGAGGGAAAGAGCTGAACAAGAATGACTTGTCTGAAGTTTCTCCTAGTAAGAAAAGTGAATCTTCTAATGATCATATACATCCTGCCGAAGTTGTCCTTCGCGAGGAAATCGAattacaagaagaaaatgaagtagcagaaatagaagagaaagaagaagtacaCGAAggtgaaaatgaaaatggGTATGActttgatgatgaagaattcgacGATTTCACATCGGCAGAACCATTGCCTAAAACTTCAACTACCATAACAGCAATGGCTCCTTTAAAACCATCTACTTTTCTGCCTCCTCCTAGTTCTACAACGAATGAATTCAATCTCACTACTCAACACAACATCAACGCGGACCTTTTGGACATATTTGGTcctgaaaagaagagtaaCGAAGCTAACGAAAATCTACTCAATATATAAGTAGTTCATAGTAAATAGAACAAAATCTGTAATAGAAAAGATACTAAGACAGGATTGTGGAAATGCAAAAGTCGTATACTTTCCATGATTCTGCAAGACTTCTCCAGTGACTGACTGCGAGTTTGCGAGTTTGCCATACTGAAATCAAACGTAAACAAGTCCTATATTCTTCGTACTTTAAGCTGTCTCCCTTGCTTATATAATTCTTTTTGCGTCACAAGCCGCAAGATCTGAGATCTGATAGCGACAAATGTCCGGTAAGTTGCATTAAATAAATTTTCATTTAGCTCACGTGATGTatacatttttcagtgAGGAAGTTCTATTGAAGTTTCTCTATATCAGCTAGCAAGTCTCATAAAATCACGAATTATCCATTTTCTCCCTAAAAGCCGGCACAATGTTAAGAGGAAGCGTGCTGTCTTCATTGCGGGCTATGCAGCGTTCTAGCCTTGCAAGAAGAGCATTTACTGCTGCCACCAAACCCAACATCGAAACTTCCACTCTTTCGAATGGGCTTCGATTAGTTACAGACTCCACACCGGGCCATTTCAGCGCTCTTGGGGCCTATGTAGATGCTGGATCGAGATTTGAAAACCCTAATAAGCCCGGCTTGTCTCATATATGTGACCGTTTGGCATGGAAGTCTACTGAAAAGTACTCAGGCATGGAGCTCATAGAGAACCTTGCCAAGTTGGGTGGAAACTACATGTGTTCCGCACAAAGAGAATCTGTCATCTACCAGGCTTCtgttttcaacaaagatGTAGAAAAGATGTTTGATTGTATTGCCCAAACTGTGAGAGCTCCTCGTTTCACTGACCAGGAACTCTTTGAGACTCTTCAAACTGCAGAGTACGAAGTCAACGAAGTTTCGCTAAAACACGATATGTTTCTTCCGGAAGTTTTACATTCGGCTGCATACCAAAACAATACCTTGGGATTGCCCTTGTTCTGTCCCCCAGAACGGATCCCAGAAATCGGCAAATCTGACATCATCAACTACCACAACCAGTTCTTCCAGCCACAGAACATCGTAGTGGCAATGGTAGGTGTGCCTCATGAACATGCTGTCAAGTTAGCTGAAAAACAATTTGGGGATTGGAAGCCGGCAAAGAGTTATAGGCCCGACTTCGGAACCGTCAAGTACACTGGTGGTGAAATATCCTTGCCTTTCCAGCCTCCCATCTACAGTAATATGCCTGAACTATACCATATGCAAATTGCGTTCGAGACTACCGGTTTACTCAGTGACGACTTGTATGCGTTGGCAACTTTACAGAAGCTACTTGGAGGTGGTTCCTCATTTTCTGCTGGTGGTCCAGGTAAGGGTATGTTTTCCAGATTGTACACCAGAGTATTGAACCAGTACGCATATGTAGAGAACTGCATGAGTTTCAACCATTCGTACATTGATTCTGGTCTCTTTGGTATAACGATATCGTGTTCTCCAAATGCTGGCCATGTGATGTCGCAGATCATCAGTTTTGAGTTGTCAAAATTGCTTGAAAAAGATCCTGCCAAGGGCGGACTcacagagaaagaagtcaagagaGCCAAGAACCAGCTTATCAGCtccttgttgatgaatatAGAGAGTAAGCTCGCCAGATTGGAAGACTTGGGCAGACAGATCCAATGCCAGAACAAGATCACCACCATCGACGAGATGATCCAGAAGATCGAAAGCTTGTCTCTAGAAGACTTGAGAGTAGTAGCTGAAAAGGTACTTACTGGCAGTGTAATAACTAAAGGCATAAGTAGCGGACAACCTACTGTAGTAATGCAAGGAGACAGAGCTTCATTTGGTGACGTTGAGTTCATTCTTCGTCACTACGGTTTGGGGAAGTTTCAAGGTCCTCCATTGGAAGAACCTAGagatttctccaagatAGAAAAGCCTCATAGATTTGGTAAATGGTTCTAGGTTGAAATGTCAAGATCTAAAAGTATTCGTTTTAGCGTTATTGATAGAAGATTTGTAAATAATGTACATATATATAACATGAAAGTAGATTTTAAGCATTGATCCCTAGTCTTTGTCTCAATTCTAATACCTCTTTTTCCAACAGCAACTTGCTCTCCTTGAGATTAATATTCTCTCGTTCTGCTGTTCTTATTTGCAAGTCTTTCTCCAGTTGCTCGTTCTGGAGAATATCGAGCGAAGACTTGTAGTGGCTAACTTTATTCTGATAATCGAAGTTTTCGTCGTTGTATTTCTTTCTTAGTTGAGCTTCATTTGCAATCTTAATTTCCAATTGCTTGACGtccttttccaaattcTTAATAGTCCTTGATGCTTCATGGTTTTCGCTCTGAGAATTGTCCAACTCCTTCATGAGGTCTCTGACCTTGTCTTCCCAGAATCTAAGCTGTTCATTGCCATAAAgtttttcttccaactcaTGAACCTTCGAACTCAATTCTTTGttaattttcttcaacgtaATGTTTTCTTCAGATGACACCAAATGTTCTTTTCTTAATTTCTGGTAGTCTTGCATCTCACTACTAATCGACGATCTAGATTGAGATAACTCCGATTTGATTTCACTGgattcttgtctttggtTCTCAAGGTGTGTTCTCAAAATGTTCATATCCTTATTGGTCTGAGCCAATTCAGCTTCCGACAAATCAAGTTTGTGTGTAAGTTCCAGAAGCTGATCCTCAAGTTTGGCCTTGGTCTCAAGTAATTCGTCTCTCTGATTCGTAACAGATTCAACCAACTCTCTCAACGACAGAACTTGTTTGTTCAAATTCCCTATCTTTCTATCGTTGATTTCCTGAGCATTCTCCAACTGTCTGGATTTATTCGAAAGTAAATCTACTCTCGTCTCCAAGACATTTACGTGTTCAATCTTCAATGCataatcttcttccaatgttttcttttctttagTTAAATCTTCAAGGTCAAGCTGAAGCTTCTTGCTGTCCTTAATTAAACTGTTCTCGGTATCTGTCTTGAATGCTAACTCCTTGTTCAAGGTtatgatttcttctctgtACTTATCAgtcttttctttattctcgtagttcttcttgtggtagtatatcttttctttcaactccttgatCTTagcttcttgttgtttcatggcaaagttcttgtcttgaattgtttcttcaagcttGGAGTTATTTGTTCTAATCTCTTTGATCATGATCTGAGAAGTTCTAGCCTCTTCCTTAGCAAGCTTTAACTGGTTCTTTGTCTCGTTCAAATCATTGAGAGCAGATTCTTCGTGACGTTTGCTGATTTGAacagcagcttcagcaaGTTCAAGCTTGTCATAATACTCTTCTGATCTCCTCTTGTATAGCTCTAGATTCAGAGCAAGGTCAGAATTCTTAGTGCGAAGGGTATCGTGTCTAACTGTAAGCTGTGCCAACTTGTCTTCATAGTCAGAAATTGATGTCTTGAAATTGGCCGTTTTAGCCGAATATAATTCATCTTCTGACTCTCTGAGTAGCGATTTCAATCGAAGAATTTCGCTCTTCGAAGTTGTAAGTTCTTCACGAGTCGTCCTAAGCGTCTTGGTAATGTCCTGATAAATTTGAGCAAAGTCCAGATTTGATGTCATACTGAAGCTGATACGGCCAAAACTATCACTTTTTGAGATTGATCTGCTTGCTTCAGAGAAACTCTCGTCCGCTGATATGAATTCCTCAAATTTGCcttcaagttccagaactCTTCTTTGCGATTCTCTGAATTTCTTCTCGTAATCAGTCCAGCTATTAATTCCTCTTGTCGCCAGTAAACgattcaatttcttttgaATATCAATTGCATAATTTTCTGCTCTTTGAGAATTGGacatttcttgttgaagttggagttTCAATGAATTTATCTCTTCGTGCAACAGATCTAAAGTTTCTGTACGACTACGAAGTTCATTTTGCTTGATTGGCAGTCTATCCTGTTGAGATTCGTTGTGAAATCTATCCCTGAGCATggaaagttcttcaaccaaCTTCTTATTCtcaaacttttctttgCGCAATGCAGCAGTgttttcattcaatttcaacttgataTGAGCAAATTCTTCGACAAATGCTGGATCGGGTGGctgattttctttctcgatctctttctctctAGCTTCCTCTTCTAATTCAGATAACTTCTTCGATAAAATAAAAATTTTGTCTGAGtactcttctttggctATTCTTGCTGCATCATAATCAACTTTGAGcttttcaacaacgactGAAAGTGATTTATTTTCTCTTACTGAATCAGACAATTGTTCTTgcaaattttgaatttccaaAGATTGATTAGTTACCAATGTATTGAGTTGTTCAGTCTCTTTTTCCAAGGAGCttaattttgcaacctgaATTTGGAGCTTTTCCACCTGTGCATTTTTCTGAGCAATTTCATCCTTGTGGCTCTCgacttccttcttcaaagctTTATTCGTTCCTTCGAGAACCTTaatgttttcttcttcgaaaAGTTTTTGCTTTGACATTGTCTCTTGAATTTCTCTATCCTTCAGTTCTAAATCAGACTCCAGTTTCGAAAGAAGatctttcaatttcttaACTTCATCGAGTAAAGATTCATGCTTTGGCAATATCAAACTGTTCTTCGATATCTCCTCCTCTAACTTTCTGCTGAGCTGTTTCATGTCCTCCACTTTAGATTCACTACTTgacttcaaagaagcaTGTTCCTTTTTTAAATCTTCAATATGCTTTTCTCTCTCTACCTTCTCGAGCTTGTGTTTCTTCACAACCAATTCCAAGTCGGCCAATTTGGACTTGAAATCATCACGTTCTTTAGTCAAGGATGACAAATCAGCAATATTCCTATTCGAATTTTCTGAAGACTCTTTAAGCTTGGAATCTAgtagtttcttctcttctgaCAACTtattgttttcttgtttcatTTGATTAATTTTCAGTTCGAATTCACGAATCCTTGACGAAATCTTAGCTTCTTCACTTTTTGCCTTCTCTAATTTAAGATCTTTGTCTTTAACCAAATTGGTAGTAGTTATGATTTCGTCTTCtaatttgttgatttgttccttcaacttggtatTGTCGTTCTCCAAATTGTTCTTCGATGtttctacttcttccaacttgttgacttgctctttcaatttggaatttTCATCCTCAAGGTTGCTCTTTGacttttctgcttcttctaatTTCAGACTTATATCTTTGACTTTTTCACTCATTTCAGCATCTTCAAGCACTTTGACTGATTCTTCCAAAAGCGGTTTGATATTAATAAATAAATCCAtccaaagacttgaacttctAGATTCGTCCAACTGTTTCATAGTTCTTGCAATGATTTGGGCTGATTGAACTTCtctgatcttcttttgcaagttTGATCTTATAGAAGTTCCCCTAATTACACTTTGTACATCAGTGAAtaatcttttcaaactAACATCTctcatttcttccaattttccAAGAATACCATTCTTAAAGAAAATTTTTGTCACACCGACTTTGAACGTATCCGGATCCAATTCGGCAAATCTCAAGATCCGTTCACTGTTGGTCTTGAGGTCTTTGGTATATATCTCCTTTACGTTAATTATTGCATATCTTTGGTAGAATTCGTCAAACGTCATTCTATTTGGATAGCCAGCTCTTGTAATTCTGATACCTTCCAAAACTCCGTTACACCTCAATTGGCTCAAAACGAGATTTTTGTCAAACTTGTTAGCTTTCTTGTTGAGGTTAGGCAAAATGCATCTTACGAAATGTGGTTCAGTGCATTCTAATTGGTCCATCAAATCTTTTAATTGATCTTTGTGTTTCAGAGAAGCAGTCTGCAACTTGGCACCTCTCTTGGGATCCACCACAAGATGTTCGTCGTTCTCAAACATATCCCTAATAAAATTGTTCGAAGAGTATGGAAGCAAGCTCAATAAATTTTCGCTAACAGGATCGGTATTCTTTTGTAACCAGCCATCTACATTATATTCGACCAATCCAGCATAATGATGAATGATAAATCCactcttgaacttgttttGCTGAAACTTCTTGCTTTGGCCGCTAGCCCAATGATCTGCCAACTTTTCCATGAATGACTtatcagaagaatttgGAATAACACATTCTTCATCTAAAAGCTTGAAAACACCCATAGGATTCTTTGTTTCTATCAAATCAATGGTGGGTTGTAAATCGAGACCGAAATCAATAAACTCCCATTGGATGGcttccttcaagtactcgctttgttcaagaataaaGGAGTGGTGGTTGAAAAACTGTTGCAACTTCTCGTTTGTATAGTTGATACAAAGCTGCTCGAAGGAGTTCatttcaaaaatttcaaacCCTGCAATATCCAAGACTCCGATAAAATTGAGGTCTTCATTTGCTTGGTCAGAAtcgttttccaaattgacatTGATTCTGGCTATTATGAGCTGGAAAAGCTTCTCATAGAGATGTTTGGCAAATGCGTCTATGGCGTACTTAGCCTCTGATGccttcttggacttctGAACAAATTCTCTGCCAGCCTTGACTTTAGGCCTCAAGATATTATTGGTGAAGTCGCTTTGGTCTATTCCCAAGAGTTCCGTTATAATTTGCACTGGTGACTCCTGTGTGAAGCTTGCTTGTTCGGACTTCCAAGAGGTGAACTCCAAGTTTCCTAGATGCAATACTACGGCTAAGATCTGGAAAATGTGATTTATTTCGGAGACTTCAAAACCCATGATCTTGAATGCTTCCAGTAAGATATTGAACTCCTTGAAGTCGTCTACATTGGGAATGGTGATCTTGGGgttgttcaagtatttATACGTGGTGATGTCTTTGTTCAAGCCAAAGTTGGACAACTGGTCGTACCCtttcaagaattggtaAAATACATGATAGTTACGTTCCTGAGACGCCTGATATACTACTCTGGACTTCTCCAAGAGATAGTAGTCTATGTTGGCTCTACTGATTTCTCCTCGTGAAGAGAAGTATATCTGGATAAACTTACCAAATCTCGATGAGTTGTTATTCTTGATGGTTTTGGCATTTCCAAAGCTTTCAAGAATCGGATTTGCTTGAAGAATCCTGGTATCAATGGTACGAGAATGGGTGGAAATATCTCTGATTTTCTCTGGTGAAGACGGCGTAGAGCCGCCTACAGGATGAGTTATCGATGACAAGTACTGgatgatcttcttcgtatTTTCCGTCTTCCCAGCACCAGATTCACCAGTCACGAGAATGGAttggttctttttgttggaCAAAAGATTTCTGTAAGTACCCTCAGCTGTAGCAAAGATGTGAGGAGGAGGCCTTTCGAAAACGTGAGAATGGTAGCGTTCAAGCGTTCGAGTATCATATATTGGAAGTGACTTATAGGGATTGATAGCGACCAAAAAAAGTCCAGAATATGTGTAGATCAAATCGTCATTGTATCTCAAATACAAGTTGTACACCACAGAGGGTTCGTTCAAGTGTGTCAACTCAGCCATATCATTGCACTTATTGAATTTGGCAGGGTTACAATTCTCAAGCTGGTCTTGCGGTACTACTCGTTGTGTTCCATTGCCGTTTCCACCGACTACTGTGACTTGACAGGTGCCGTCCTTGTTGTAATCTGTGATGTAGCCCTTGGTGAAAAGATCGTCTGTGTCTGGGATCCACACCCAGTTCTTCAGGTCAAACCCGTTATCGTCGGAAGACATGGTACTAAGCGGACGGTATTGTGCACGATCTGTGTATGCCTTCTCAGAAGATAACTGGGCAAATTGATAAGTCCGTTCTGCTAATGTTGACCTCTTGAAGTAGCTCGTTTAAGTTTTCATGTAGTAAACAAAATTTCTGTCCAAAACAAAAATAGAGATTATCTGCAGGACGTGTTAGTTTTCCCCAGTCAAACAATGGTGAATAGCCTTCAAGGATTAGAATTCAGAATTGTTCGTGATTCAGCAGAAAAAAAGGTTGAAATCATCACATAGTTAGATTTGAAAGATACTGATTGTTTGAGAGGTTGTACAACCTGTTCATCTGGAAATTTTAGATCTATTCCTGCCGTGTGATTTGGTATTCGTCGGGTTCCACGTCTATTCCGTTTTGTGTTTGTGTTATGTCCCAATCGGGTAAAATGTTGCAAttttcttaactatggagcGGGAAGAAATGGGTATAGCGAATAGGAATAACTGGTTCAGATTGATCTTTGGTTTAGAATTGTTCTAGCTAACTCAATGGGTATTTTCCATAATTATGATAGGTTGACTTTgcaattttcaaattcaatatGAAATACAGAGGTTTGTCCATACATTTTATGAATATCGGTACAACTTTCAATAAATGCAGTAATATGTTCAATACTTATGGTAAATACATGAAAATAAATCCATTAGAATAAGCTAGTCATTAATAACGGCATTACACACCCACAATCACTGATTTGTTCAGTtagaaagagaatattGTAACTATTCTCTTTTGTGTATTGCTTTCCTCAATATTTTGTAAATAAAGCTATGCATATAAACCTGCATATGTAAATTTTGCAGCTAAATCACAAACCCAGAGACATacaaaaattgaagacGATCATATTGTATTGAATAACTAAATGCTCTAAGAGAGTAAgaattgaaggagaaaTACAGATACGATTAGCAGTAAAACAATAGGAAAAAAATTATGCAAATAAAGTGTTACTCATAAGCAAACTACGGTAAGCGACTATGAAGTTAAGTTAGGAAATGACTATTAGACGTGCATGATAGGCGACGACCAGTTGTTTTCTCTCGACGCTGTGGCTGTCAAGGGAGAAAACTCGGTTTTGCTATTATTGGCGCTGGGAACAGAACCGATAGCAGACTTATTCTTACTAATTCTCGATTTGCTATTTCTGAGAATACTCGACGATCCAGAGTTGTATGTGGATTGCGACGAAATGCTAGCATGGATAGGTGTTACACAGGTGGAGCTGCTGTTATGTCTCCTGTTGGAGAAAACAGAGTACTGAGAGCTTGCAGAAGGTGGAGTCACAGGAGCTTGAGTGTGAGAGTCGTTATAGTTGAGACTAAGAGCCACAGgattgttgaagatatgAGGCGATTGAGGAGGCTtgagatcttcaagatcgtCTTCCATTTTGGGAAACTGCAACAAAACCTCGGCCAACAGTTCCAACTTAGCATCAATGGGCTCCTGGCTGATGATGGTTTCCTGGTTCTCGTAGATGCTCTGAATGATGAAGGTGAATCTCGAgtggaagttgttgataacTTGTATGACACCGAGATTCTCATATTTTTTCGACAACACTTCTGTGACTTTGCTTAACTGAATAATGAACATGAGAGCTGTGCGTTTGATGACAGCGATGGCATTATCGTCCAATCCACTCAAGAAAGCACCATGTACTTCTGGCTGTCTGTTCTCAATCTCATGTTGATTGGATTCTTCGTCAAACTCGTCCTCAGTAGTAGAGTCGTCATAGTCCGATTCGTCGTCACAGTGAATGTAATCTGGATCGATGTCTTCAAGACTGGTGTGTCTCATGTTAGCGGCATTGACGATGTGGCTATAATAGCTTTCGTTATTGTTAGAATACATAGACTGATTTTTACGAGAGCGGGACTGCCTTACTCTCTTGGCCAACACCTTTCTCATTAACTCCTTCAAGGAGTCGGATGCATTGGGTATCTGAAGCATCGAGCAGgccaacaagttggctgTGATTGACACCAAGGACGTGGGCACAGACAAGAAGTACTTATCGTAGAGAGACAACTCACAGAAGAATCTAGCCACAGCAGTTACGGCCGAGGTAGTTGTGTTAGcagagttggaagaagacgaagattGCAACTTATTGTATTTACATGGCGTGGCATGGGTTGAGATCTTGCTGTGCGTGATAGCTAATTGCAAGCAGTCTTCCAATGTGGGATGAGAGAATGACCATTCTAATGTGGAGAGAATGTGCATTTCCATTTGGATAAACATCTCTTCGTCGTATGCGTTTCTACACATGATGGTGAGTTCCTTCAAAGTGGGCACCCGCAgtttcttgtcttcataTTTGCCAGCAATCCAAAGAGCAGTACAGCCTACCAACTGGTAATGACGTTTGAACACGATACGTTTGGCACAGTACCTGTCGATGATGTTAAGACAGAGAAACAACGTCTGTGGCTGGAGCTTGAATGACGAGTGCAACTCAATGAGGAAATCCAAGAGAAAGGGTCTCATGAACCACTGGATTTCAGGCTGGAGATCGATCATGGACGGATTCACAGACGAGAGGGCCTCCAAGTGGGACAATGTCTTGACTATGTCCTGGGTGTATTCCAGAGTCAACTTTTTGTTAGCCTGCGACTCCAAGAGCTCAAGCATGATGGAGTAGGGCTTTGGTTTGACATAGGAAGGGGGCCCGTagttcttggacttgtGGTTCAGCATTGTATGGAGAATGAAGTTATATGACAATTATGAATATGTTTAACTTGGTGAATGCGGTCAATTCGGATATATCGATATGTTTATATGTCAATATTGTTATGGTTGAATTTATATGGTTCAATTTTGTATGGTTGAATCCAATGGTGAAAATGTATGTGGTCGTATGGAAAAACGATGAGTATACTGTTTAGGAATACTATGAGTTATTGAGTATGCTAGTATACTCTAAGAGCAGTGAGAGAAGAGGTGATGTAGATGAAATGAGCGATAGACTTCTAAGCAAATTACCAATATTGCCAGAAAGGAGGAGACCAGAAATGAACGGAGTATAGTTATCGTAGAGTGTTCGTAAAGCAGCTCTATCTAAGCAGTACAGCACCAGACAAGACCCCGAAAAACGAAAACCCAACTACCTGGAAGAAACAAGCCTGAGGTCAAAAAACCACCAAACACTGAGCAGACAGCCGAATTGGTTTTTTATAAACCTGCCGAAACCTTGGTTCCGGAATATATCCCAAATGTCACAGAATAGGTTGTTCACAGTAGTTAGTGtaaatttttttgcaagGAGAAGGAGGAGGAGCTCAGATTGTACGCGTCTTAGTCGGAAGTAATTCCGGGGGTGCTGGGGTTCGGGCTGTCACCGCGAATTGGCTGGTACAACCGATTGTTCTGTAGGTTGCTGTAGAGCGATGTGCGGCCGGGCAAGCTATTAGCCTCAGAACGGAAATGGCCGTGGTTACAGAAGGAGGTTACTATGGGAGGAGTACGAGTCTGCGAGATAGAATGCAGAGACGTTGCAATTGTAGAGCGTTAATTGTAGCATAATTAGCAGAATTAGAATATAGTACGTTGGAGCGGAAATGTATGGCATAATTCAGTGTTTTACAGTATACAAAGTGGTAATAGAATATACGATTATGAAACCGTCAAGAGGTAGTGTGAAAATGTTAATCTCTGGGAATTCAGTCTAGACTGCTAGCTCAAGAAAGTACCACCCCAGGCCATTCCAGCCAGAGAGACAATCTTACCCTCGGAAGTGCCTAGATCATGGAGAATGCCTGCAGGGCGCGGTACGCGTACGAGCCGGTGCCAGGGATATATCACCAGGAGGTATTACACGACAATCTTACACgacaattgaagaataccAGAGGGTCGTGTGTGGCCGTGAGCTGAAGTGGGAGTAGGTTTGATGTGTGAGTCGACATTCTTAAGGCAGAGATTCCATGACCTCGGAGATATTTTGTAGGAGTCGCTGCTGCTACGCGTAGATATAGCGAAGAACTTTTGACACCACAAACGCCAAATTATAGCCCTAACTAAAGTAGTCCTAGCGAAAGCCAGAGAGAGCACACAAAGCGTGGTGgagaattgcaaaagtcCACTTCGCTAGCGTTCTGTTCCAGGTAGTATCGCCCGTTTGGCTTCGATCTTGGAACCAGGTCTTCAACCTGTTACGGTAGCATTTTTAGTGCTTTCATAATGTGACAGAGGCTGGGCACATTGCCGTACATAATAGATCTAAATACTCAAGCTACACCTGGTCTGCTTGCTCTCTGAGGTTGGCTTTTCTACTTTATTTCTGTATTCTCTACGTTTCTGTCCTATTCCGTCCAATTGTTACTATTGTCCGTCGAGAACAATATCGTCAACAAACAAATACACCTGGAAGCAGGTGCTCGCCCTACTGGGCTCGTTTGTTTCGCGATCTCTACCTGCGCTCCTTTTCCAGCTGTGCAGCCGATTGTGTTAGATTTTCGCAGCCGCTTTCATCACCAACTGTGCCCAAACCGGAATAATTCATTAGGAAGCCGCGTCCGGCTAGCTTAGTGCCCCAACTGGCAAGGTCGTTTAGTGTCACGGTGTATGTATCGTAAAGTATGCTGAGTGTCATTGTGTAATAGTTTAGTTACCATTTTGGCATGCTATTCTAGTCTTACTGGAACAGCTGATTGCCATAATGTGCCAGAACCATTTTTGCTTTCATGTAACTTAGACAGAGCCATTGTCGTATCTTCATGTGAATCGTTCGCAACAGCCAAGACGCCGATCACTTTGTCAATACTACGGCTTCTTTCAAGTGTTCAGATCTGCGCAGCCAATTCACCCCCAATTCCATCCCTTCGCTTGTCGCTTGTGTCTTTTGGCTCCGCGACCTGAAATAACTCGCTTAAGTACATTGTTCTACATTGTTCTAGTGTCACACTACCTAGCTATCGGGGTAATCCTTAACTATGTCCAAGTGTCCGTACAGGCCTCTCGATTTCCATTTTGACACATTattatttcaattctacaatgGTTACAGCCTGGGAATCGTCTCTTCCAGGGTAGTCCTCTGGCAGCTCGAGCCTCCTTAAATTCAAGTTATTACTCTTCGTATTATATCCTACATCGGgtattttctttgtctATACAAGTCTACCTAGTATTCCCTCAGTAAGCACCTCTACCTCTGCCACCAGCAGCTCCTTCGTCGGAGTTATTGGAGATGGTCTCGTCTAcagacaacaacaacgtGGCGGCCTCAGTAGCAGATTGAATCGCATTCAATTTGACCAATGCTGGCTC includes these proteins:
- a CDS encoding predicted protein (go_component nucleus~go_process regulation of cell cycle), which produces MSNHKSKNYGPPSYVKPKPYSIMLELLESQANKKLTSEYTQDIVKTLSHLEALSSVNPSMIDLQPEIQWFMRPFLLDFLIELHSSFKLQPQTLFLCLNIIDRYCAKRIVFKRHYQLVGCTALWIAGKYEDKKSRVPTLKELTIMCRNAYDEEMFIQMEMHILSTLEWSFSHPTLEDCLQLAITHSKISTHATPCKYNKLQSSSSSNSANTTTSAVTAVARFFCELSLYDKYFLSVPTSLVSITANLLACSMLQIPNASDSLKELMRKVLAKRDEFDEESNQHEIENRQPEVHGAFLSGLDDNAIAVIKRTALMFIIQLSKVTEVLSKKYENLGVIQVINNFHSRFTFIIQSIYENQETIISQEPIDAKLESLAEVLLQFPKMEDDLEDLKPPQSPHIFNNPVALTPVTPPSASSQYSVFSNRRHNSSSTCVTPIHASISANNSKTEFSPLTATASRENNWSSPIMHV